From Anopheles darlingi chromosome 2, idAnoDarlMG_H_01, whole genome shotgun sequence, the proteins below share one genomic window:
- the LOC125950940 gene encoding delta-like protein 4 isoform X2, which produces MSPLSYVVSIMLLLVVALQSADGQCPDNPCGKDAMCRLNTAAIPVCSCPFGYLGDPFKECIRPECISDGDCTEFQGCRKGKCVDPCIVSCGTNAECRTVHHVPICSCPAGYTGSPFERCDPL; this is translated from the exons ATG TCTCCGCTATCTTATGTGGTTTCtattatgctgttgctggtcgtaGCCCTGCAATCTGCTGATG GCCAGTGCCCTGATAATCCATGCGGAAAGGATGCAATGTGTCGATTGAATACGGCCGCCATTCCCGTCTGCTCGTGCCCCTTCGGTTATCTGGGTGACCCATTCAAGGAGTGCATTCGACCCGAGTGCATTAGTGACGGCGACTGTACCGAATTTCAGGGATGTCGTAAGGGCAAGTGTGTCGATCCGTGCATCGTTAGCTGCGGCACGAATGCTGAATGCAGG ACCGTACATCATGTGCCAATTTGTAGCTGCCCGGCCGGATACACAGGAAGTCCGTTCGAACGATGCGATCCACTGTAG
- the LOC125959835 gene encoding uncharacterized protein LOC125959835 produces the protein MNEKDCRDHYRYDTYVPLMKSGGTMKPVKTVHCSSETSTILKGSTQTTMTKHGTTTIHGSRETGSGRDDRGRSRCCSSCGGRGSSSFWAALLTNLGICTLLLAYTLLGSFIFLAIEGGASQMQQRTLASTNRHQKQQQQQQQQQQQQQPINHHGRHDTANLTFPQLILLEAVEARQKTVENIWDITVSLNILYRENWTRLASMEIARFQEQFVNRLLEEMTQMNNMHHAAVAGAGGSGTSHDLAYGQDNNWTFARAFLYSLTILTTIGYGSVAPRTVLGRMITLAYAVLGIPLTLVYLSSTGGMLAKVARGVFSRVLCCCLCSNCGYCCYDEKRMEEKEKRMKRKRQQMELHQQHQQQPHLTLSGQEPYYVRSGSLQNSVNSPEKQLTMLTAAASTAAPEIDSTSGSNDSDSRTSMHGLSILAPILLCVAMMSIYIVVGALTLFRLESLPLSDGVYFCFMALSTIGFGALAPGGRRESTTTTWFCAGYIMAGMALTAMCFNVLHDEILHRLRHMVEMQKEIRNHNEQRRFLAS, from the exons ATGAATGAAAAGGATTGTCGCGATCACTACCGTTACGATACGTACGTACCGTTGATGAAGTCTGGTGGGACGATGAAACCGGTCAAAACGGTACACTGTAGCAGCGAAACAAGTACCATCTTGAAGGGCAGCACACAGACCACGATGACCAAACACGGCACCACCACGATACACGGCAGCCGAGAAACCGGGAGTGGCCGTGATGACCGCGGACGGTCACGCTGTTGCTCCTCGTGCGGTGGTCGAGGTAGCTCGAGCTTTTGGGCGGCCCTGCTCACCAACCTTGGCATCTGTACGCTATTGCTGGCCTACACCCTCTTAG GATCCTTCATTTTTCTCGCGATCGAAGGAGGCGCCTCGCAGATGCAGCAACGCACGTTAGCGTCAACCAACCGgcaccagaagcaacagcagcagcagcagcagcagcagcagcaacagcaaccgatcaACCACCATGGCCGCCATGATACGGCTAACCTCACCTTTCCTCAGCTCATCCTCCTGGAGGCCGTTGAGGCGCGCCAGAAGACGGTGGAGAACATTTGGGACATCACGGTGTCGCTGAACATTTTGTACCGGGAGAACTGGACGAG ACTCGCATCGATGGAGATTGCTCGATTTCAGGAGCAGTTCGTTAACCGGCTGCTGGAAGAGATGACGCAGATGAACAACATGCACCATGCGGCAGTTGCCGGGGCCGGCGGCAGTGGAACCAGCCACGACCTCGCGTACGGACAGGACAACAACTGGACATTTGCTCGGGCGTTTCTGTACTCGCTTACCATACTGACGACCATCG GTTATGGCAGCGTGGCACCCCGGACCGTTCTCGGCAGGATGATAACGCTGGCTTATGCGGTGCTCGGAATTCCGCTAACCCTCGTCTATCTCTCCAGCACCGGCGGAATGCTGGCCAAAGTAGCTCGAGGAGTCTTTTCACG TGTTCTTTGTTGCTGCCTGTGCTCCAACTGCGGCTATTGCTGCTACGACGAGAAGCGCatggaggagaaagaaaagcgaatgaaacggaaacggcaGCAGATggagctgcaccagcagcatcaacagcaaccacatcTCACCCTATCCGGCCAGGAACCGTACTATGTGCGCTCCGGATCACTCCAGAACAGCGTGAACTCACCCGAGAAGCAGCTTACCATGCTGACCGCGGCAGCATCCACGGCCGCACCCGAGATCGACTCAACCAGCGGTAGCAACGATAGCGATTCCCGCACCTCGATGCACGGGCTCAGCATCCTGGCGCCGATACTGCTGTGCGTGGCAATGATGTCCATCTATATTGTGGTCGGTGCACTGACGTTGTTCCGGCTCGAATCGCTACCTCTATCCGATGGTGTGTACTTTTGCTTTATGGCGTTGTCCACGATCGGGTTTGGAGCGCTCGCACCTGGCGGCCGCCGCGAGTCGACCACCACGACGTGGTTCTGTGCCGGCTACATCATGGCCGGTATGGCCCTGACGGCGATGTGCTTCAACGTGCTGCACGACGAGATCCTGCACCGGCTCCGGCACATGGTGGAGATGCAGAAGGAGATCCGCAATCACAACGAGCAGCGTCGCTTTCTCGCCTCATGA
- the LOC125951793 gene encoding probable replication factor C subunit 1, with product MLRPLKLVLLASSVLLGSSLRSVGATKDPQQDELEKLAENGPLLVDNYIPVAMQVLHHCVEMIQYEPLLSAPSTTESQPTATTASPSTTMSTTVTTTTTVLPSSKPTQSFVTAAPLGDTQTIPTSSHKPGYYGPEKPPPTPVTTTTIRSTTSTTTQPATSMEEITSSSNDLPTTVNLLWSDKPFAEWFLQAKRKKTQNIPLKNVEFLDVLPLKLLQDINAETYEPLALRPSDNANEFRRVYDDSYGREAINLSEKSNKKGGKKRVPPTKPYLHMLVLYDLLKREAKNNFFNYYEGYSEAIMTDITQMDFPTAKDQLQYVLSQLLERKDIEKSDVVSRTKLMIRDLDTSSSAIAMALVVVPPLRFGL from the exons ATGCTGCGTCCGTTGAAATTGGTTCTGTTGGCTTCGAGCGTCCTGCTCGGTTCCTCTCTGCGATCG GTTGGTGCGACGAAAGATCCACAGCAGGATGAGCTGGAAAAGTTGGCAGAAAATGGTCCATTACTAGTGGACAACTATATACCAGTGGCGATGCAGGTGCTGCATCACTGTGTCGAAATGATCCAGTACGAGCCTCTACTGTCTGCGCCGAGCACAACGGAAAGCCAACCGACCGCTACAACCGCCTCACCCTCGACTACGATGTCGACGACAgtaacaacgacaacaacagtgTTGCCTAGCAGCAAACCGACTCAGAGTTTTGTAACAGCGGCTCCTTTAGGAG ATACACAAACGATCCCGACTAGCTCTCACAAACCGGGCTACTATGGACCcgagaaaccaccaccgacaccagtGACAACAACCACGATACGGTCCACCACTAGTACAACGACGCAGCCAGCAACGAGCATGGAGGAGATTactagcagtagcaacgaTCTACCAACTACCGTAAATTTGCTCTGGAGCGACAAACCGTTCGCAGAGTGGTTCCTGCAAGCCAAGCGAAAGAAGACACAGAATATCC CACTCAAGAATGTCGAGTTTTTGGATGTACTACCATTGAAGCTGCTGCAGGATATTAATGCAGAAACATATGAACCGCTTGCGCTACGCCCGTCAGATAATGCAAATGAGTTCCGCCGCGTGTACGACGATAGTTATGGCCGTGAGGCCATCAATCTGTCGGAGAAGAGTAACAAAAAGGGCGGCAAAAAGAGGGTACCACCTACGAAACCATACTTGCACATGCTGGTGCTGTATGATCTGCTAAAGCGAGAGGCCAAAAATAATTTCTTCAACTACTACGAG GGTTATTCAGAGGCGATTATGACGGATATTACGCAAATGGATTTCCCTACTGCCAAGGATCAATTGCAATATGTGCTGTCGCAGCTACTAGAGCGGAAGGATATTGAGAAATCGGATGTGGTATCACGAACGAAGCTTATGATACGCG ATCTAGACACTAGCTCCAGTGCCATAGCGATGGCGTTGGTCGTCGTGCCTCCGTTGCGTTTTGGATTGTGA
- the LOC125950939 gene encoding ras-related protein Rab-35-like, whose product MAREYDHLFKLLIIGDSGVGKSSLLIRFSDNTFSGSYITTIGVDFKIRTVLLNGERVKLQIWDTAGQERFRTITNTYYRGTHGVIVVYDVTNSESFGNVKRWLQEIESNCDVVNKVLVGNKNDDPNRKVVLTEDAQRFANQMDIRLFETSAKDNINVEEMFLAITEQVLRHKKKTQEDTKSEANNDTVQLKKGTHKKKNKCC is encoded by the exons ATGGCCCGAGAGTATGACCATTTGTTTAAATTGCTTATTATTGGCGACAGTG GCGTTGGAAAGTCCTCGCTGCTCATCCGTTTCTCCGATAATACCTTTTCGGGAAGCTACATAACGACCATCGGTGTAGACTTCAAGATTCGCACGGTGCTGCTGAACGGTGAGCGGGTGAAGCTGCAAATCTGGGACACGGCGGGGCAGGAGCGGTTCAGAACGATCACCAACAC CTACTACCGAGGCACGCACGGCGTGATTGTGGTGTACGACGTGACGAATAGCGAGTCTTTTGGCAACGTGAAACGCTGGCTACAGGAAATTGAATCCAACTGTGACGTAGTGAATAAGGTGCTCG TGGGCAACAAGAACGACGACCCAAACCGGAAGGTGGTGCTCACCGAGGATGCGCAGCGATTCGCCAATCAGATGGACATACGGCTGTTCGAAACATCCGCCAAAGACAACATCAATGTGGAGGAAATGTTCCTCGCCATCACTGAACAGGTACTGAGGCACAAGAAGAAAACTCAGGAGGACACAAAGTCGGAAGCGAACAACGATACGGTACAGCTAAAGAAGGGTACgcataaaaagaagaacaaatgCTGCTAG
- the LOC125950938 gene encoding pyruvate dehydrogenase E1 component subunit alpha, mitochondrial-like has product MIKTGLTLAPRLLRRQQQQTTAVVASSIGSGSVTVKNYATEAKFETKPFKLHNLTEGPPTKATVTRDEALQYYRQMQTIRRLETSAGNLYKEKLVRGFCHLYSGQEACAVGMKAAMRTQDNIISAYRVHGWTYLMGITPSGVLSELTGKSGGCARGKGGSMHMYAKNFYGGNGIVGAQVPLGAGVALACKYKNNGGVCLALYGDGASNQGQIFEAYNMAHLWKLPCIFVCENNGYGMGTSADRGSCNVNFYSRGDVLPGIWVDGMDVVAVKLATEFAINHVLNIGPVVMEVYTYRYSGHSMSDPGTSYRTREEVQEVRQTRDPITSFKDKIIDAGLVKAEELKTMDNEIKKEIDDATKQAKADSEIGLPELSTDVYSNNLEGEIRGCTPASWLKHSTLKRAVNL; this is encoded by the exons ATGATCAAAACAGGACTCACCCTAGCCCCGCGCCTCCTccgccgtcagcagcagcag ACTACTGCTGTGGTGGCATCGTCGATTGGCAGCGGTTCAGTGACGGTGAAAAATTATGCAACCGAGGCGAAATTTGAAACGAAG CCCTTCAAGCTACACAACCTGACCGAGGGACCACCGACGAAGGCTACGGTGACGCGCGATGAAGCGCTACAGTACTATCGGCAGATGCAAACGATCCGGCGGCTGGAAACTTCGGCCGGCAACCTATACAAGGAGAAGCTGGTGCGGGGTTTTTGCCATCTGTACTCGGGCCAGGAAGCGTGCGCCGTTGGCATGAAGGCTGCGATGCGAACGCAGGATAACATCATCTCGGCGTACCGCGTGCACGGATGGACCTACCTGATGGGGATTACGCCGTCCGGTGTGCTATCGGAGTTGACGGGCAAGTCGGGTGGATGTGCGAGGGGTAAGGGTGGATCGATGCACATGTACGCTAAAAACTTCTATGGCGGTAACGGAATTGTGGGGGCCCAG GTTCCgcttggtgctggtgtagCGCTGGCCTGCAAGTATAAAAATAATGGTGGCGTCTGTCTGGCCTTGTACGGAGATGGAGCCTCCAACCAGGGACAAATCTTTGAGGCCTACAACATGGCACACCTGTGGAAGCTGCCGTGCATTTTCGTATGCGAAAACAATGGCTACG GAATGGGCACGTCCGCCGATCGTGGATCCTGCAATGTAAACTTCTACAGCCGTGGAGATGTACTACCTGGTATATGGGTGGACGGAATGGATGTAGTAGCGGTTAAATTGGCCACCGAATTCGCCATCAACCACGTGTTGAACATAGGCCCGGTCGTAATGGAGGTGTATACCTACCG CTACTCCGGCCATTCGATGTCCGATCCCGGTACAAGCTATCGTACGCGAGAGGAAGTGCAGGAGGTGCGACAGACACGCGATCCTATCACTTCATTCAAGGACAAAATTATTGATGCTGGGCTAGTGAAAGCAGAAGAACTGAAG ACGATGGATAACGAGATCAAGAAGGAGATCGACGACGCCACTAAGCAAGCCAAGGCAGACTCGGAGATTGGCTTACCGGAGCTGTCTACCGATGTGTACTCGAACAATCTGGAAGGAGAAATCCGCGGATGCACACCGGCCTCCTGGCTAAAGCATAGTACTCTTAAACGGGCCGTCAATCTATAG
- the LOC125950940 gene encoding delta-like protein 4 isoform X1 — protein MSPLSYVVSIMLLLVVALQSADGFVQCCFFATSGQCPDNPCGKDAMCRLNTAAIPVCSCPFGYLGDPFKECIRPECISDGDCTEFQGCRKGKCVDPCIVSCGTNAECRTVHHVPICSCPAGYTGSPFERCDPL, from the exons ATG TCTCCGCTATCTTATGTGGTTTCtattatgctgttgctggtcgtaGCCCTGCAATCTGCTGATG GCTTTGTACAATGCTGTTTTTTTGCCACTTCAGGCCAGTGCCCTGATAATCCATGCGGAAAGGATGCAATGTGTCGATTGAATACGGCCGCCATTCCCGTCTGCTCGTGCCCCTTCGGTTATCTGGGTGACCCATTCAAGGAGTGCATTCGACCCGAGTGCATTAGTGACGGCGACTGTACCGAATTTCAGGGATGTCGTAAGGGCAAGTGTGTCGATCCGTGCATCGTTAGCTGCGGCACGAATGCTGAATGCAGG ACCGTACATCATGTGCCAATTTGTAGCTGCCCGGCCGGATACACAGGAAGTCCGTTCGAACGATGCGATCCACTGTAG
- the LOC125950937 gene encoding PHD finger protein 12 has translation MNERMCKQRAPLYDMNAAEGLMPLIQALIKPPESTDSLGRTGLRRSSHPYYRRPGRGHNNDTCDACKEGGDLLCCDRCPSSFHLGCHDPPLSEQEIPHGQWVCHTCKCKAIDDPLGTTERAQLRDRSLSHKSSNSSGSSSGKVSIDGDHNDGGSGGMYSAPASPPPPQQPLAPAAQLLPMESHSSDDTPMPESVHPVVRAEQHEERASMEAMFPEAMDVAEVDDEEEEEDDEEEFKPNTPLDYLIRAAKILNPKQFELPSDYEVNFPFPGTEKPEYGKFGNGKRAKLRKMHELDCQGLVPLPARTCHVCGASCRKAPLVACDYCDLLFHQDCLDPPLTALPTAMWMCPNHVEQFVDWKLVNSVSASERIRLWNQFNGDVDHELVKTEFIRMVHRKNPPFRFKQKLRQRPKFIVPPAIEHMYRNPPPLLPSLKTFLRSRNVNRSVHFEDARIRYDDQTLLGIVEKEIKDIEEADEKLGFENENSDDSISEDEKESSKQPATTGNSSTTGEQIGNDSENNKLKENNQEPAGDQLVGESGSNLGDLESIKSDITTEDHACTVDFHQRSPTDIQSNEVDSELNGLDEGLVRLLAVQRLKQIIAEHPSYVNKTGSSDCTRNDSIERLSQQEDLKKIPLPSELLTKDDIERIAREFTNPNGTSNSGMIALKKELSNDARLNGESTGQPNVAVTTPVMPGIDQHLLTTSSTVASKRGTGLNHLMERIERQVQQQKIRVRAALTWIDLEEDGYFTFEKVDANDAICMSYRSFTIGSGPGNDVTLAKYGDCCCTSSRHAIIFYDEVTQMFELINYSEYGTEVNGQLYGCDFSDHSSWRKTEAKESCRSGATAHRKKNGRNEDGTVQDESPSPGTAASNAKNEQLRQEVQSILSKSRKPNTLEEFYATTFMADASIPACKCSPDRRIPVLVNGWEGSAILYHGALLRFGCHAFVFTIVDYDEGEDEFDDSYQDSDSDE, from the exons ATGAATGAGAGAATGTGCAAACAGCGTGCCCCGTTGTACGATATGAATGCAGCAGAAGGATTAATGCCG CTCATACAAGCACTCATCAAACCTCCCGAATCGACGGATTCCCTCGGCAGGACGGGGCTACGACGATCAAGCCATCCGTACTATCGAAGACCGGGCCGGGGGCATAACAACGATACGTGCGACGCGTGCAAGGAGGGTGGAGACTTGCTGTGCTGCGATCGGTGTCCCTCCAGCTTCCATCTCGGTTGTCACGATCCGCCACTCTCCGAGCAGGAAATCCCTCACGGCCAATGGGTTTGCCATACGTGCAAATGTAAAGCGATCGACGATCCTCTCggaacgaccgaacgagcgCAGCTCCGTGACCGAAGCCTATCGCACAAGAGTTCCAATTCCAGCGGATCCTCCAGTGGTAAGGTATCGATCGACGGTGATCATAATgatggtggaagtggtggaatGTATAGTGCACCGgcatccccaccaccaccacaacaaccgttagcaccggcagcacagTTACTGCCCATGGAAAGCCATTCGTCCGACGATACTCCGATGCCAGAATCCGTGCACCCCGTCGTTCGCGCCGAACAGCACGAGGAACGAGCGTCGATGGAAGCCATGTTTCCGGAAGCGATGGACGTGGCAGAGGTagacgatgaggaggaagaggaagacgacgaagaggaaTTCAAGCCCAATACTCCGCTCGACTACCTGATACGAGCGGCGAAAATATTGAATCCGAAGCAGTTTGAGCTGCCGAGTGACTATGAAGTGAACTTCCCGTTTCCCGGTACGGAAAAGCCGGAATATGGAAAGTTCGGCAACGGGAAGCGGGCGAAGCTGCGTAAAATGCACGAACTGGACTGCCAAGGGTTGGTGCCATTGCCCGCCCGAACTTGCCATGTTTGTGGCGCTTCCTGTCGCAAGGCACCGCTGGTCGCATGCGACTATTGCGATCTGCTTTTCCATCAGGATTGCCTTGATCCGCCGCTTACTGCGTTACCCACAGCGATGTGGATGTGCCCGAATCACGTGGAGCAGTTCGTT GATTGGAAGTTGGTTAACTCTGTGTCGGCTTCTGAACGCATCCGGTTGTGGAACCAGTTCAATGGTGACGTGGATCACGAACTAGTAAAGACGGAGTTCATTCGAATGGTTCACCGGAAGAATCCTCCGTTTCGGTTTAAGCAAAAGTTGCGGCAACGACCGAAGTTCATTGTTCCACCAGCGATCGAGCACATGTACCGCAATCCACCGCCATTGCTACCCTCGCTCAAGACGTTTCTGCGATCGCGGAACGTGAACCGTTCGGTGCACTTCGAGGATGCTCGCATCCGGTACGATGACCAAACGCTGCTGGGCAtagtggaaaaggaaatcaagGATATAGAGGAAGCAGATGAAAAGCTCGGTTTTGAAAACGAGAACAGCGACGACAGCATCAGCGAGGATGAAAAGGAATCATCAAAACAACCGGCAACGACGGGGAATTCCAGTACGACTGGGGAGCAAATCGGGAACGATAGTGAGAAcaataaattgaaagaaaataatCAGGAGCCAGCAGGAGACCAGTTGGTAGGGGAAAGTGGCAGTAACTTGGGGGATTTAGAATCTATAAAATCAGACATAACAACCGAGGATCACGCGTGTACGGTTGATTTCCATCAGAGATCTCCAACAGATATCCAATCGAATG AAGTTGATAGTGAGCTAAACGGTCTGGACGAGGGATTAGTACGGCTTCTAGCGGTTCAGCGGCTAAAACAGATCATTGCCGAACATCCTTCCTATGTTAATAAGACTGGATCGAGCGACTGCACTCGGAATGATTCGATCGAACGGTTATCACAACAGGAAGATTTGAAAAAGATACCACTACCGAGTGAACTGCTCACAAAGGATGATATCGAGCGGATAGCTCGTGAATTCACTAACCCAAATGGTACCTCAAACAGTGGCATGATTGCTCTCAAAAAGGAACTGTCGAATGATGCCCGTCTGAATGGAGAATCTACAGGACAGCCAAATGTTGCGGTCACAACGCCAGTGATGCCTGGGATCGATCAGCACCTCCTCACAACGTCCAGCACAGTGGCCAGCAAGAGGGGGACCGGCCTTAATCATCTGATGGAGCGCATCGAAAGGCAagtgcagcaacagaagaTACGTGTTCGGGCTGCCCTGACCTGGATCGATCTGGAGGAGGATGGTTATTTCACCTTCGAAAAGGTTGACGCGAATGATGCGATATGCATGTCCTACCGTTCATTTACTATCGGATCCGGGCCCGGTAACGATGTTACGCTAGCAAAGTACGGTGATTGTTGCTGTACTTCTAGCCGACATGCGATCATATTTTACGATGAG GTGACGCAAATGTTCGAACTGATCAACTACTCCGAGTATGGGACGGAAGTGAATGGCCAGTTGTACGGTTGCGATTTCAGCGACCATTCATCCTGGCGGAAGACGGAGGCGAAAGAGTCATGCCGCTCCGGTGCGACCGCTCATCGCAAGAAAAACGGACGCAACGAGGACGGTACGGTGCAGGATGAGTCGCCATCGCCCGGAACAGCGGCCAGCAACGCGAAGAACGAACAACTCAGGCAAGAGGTACAGAGTATTCTGTCGAAATCCCGCAAACCGAACACGTTGGAAGAATTTTACGCCACTACTTT CATGGCGGATGCTTCGATACCGGCATGCAAATGTTCGCCTGACCGACGAATCCCGGTACTGGTCAACGGATGGGAAGGCAGTGCGATACTGTATCACGGAGCCCTGCTCCGTTTCGGTTGCCACGCGTTCGTCTTCACGATCGTTGATTACGATGAGGGTGAGGATGAGTTTGATGATTCGTACCAGGACAGCGATAGCGACGAATGA